A portion of the Punica granatum isolate Tunisia-2019 chromosome 7, ASM765513v2, whole genome shotgun sequence genome contains these proteins:
- the LOC116215703 gene encoding putative E3 ubiquitin-protein ligase LIN-1 isoform X1 codes for MAGNYHFLMDQKDIVLLLVTTVDSFTQERLINRDQRAQHKEQCAERLAAEGENGDGGTEVRYSDQAVLANLDWGIDALEEAINTSNTETKLARLDYAEKMLQVCAMLNSEQKTAGVPNFYLSAWANLNLSYLWKLREDVENSVLHVLEMFIVDPFFSRIDFAPELWRDLFLPQMSSIVGWYSEARHRLVMEAIPDSSDLSFTADLDQLLNESVIFSVRPDQIEKLHKLEGIYRQSLDENTRLFAKFYKDCMKSDSTGACKKVVPMMPIAEPPRTPLHEVSRSIPDYVKFGPILPKSAGFSVIASKDSARQDSRLTRVTSNTSQDLEEPIVQEPHNGSDVEKENDSDDGEEIMGTQVQPSMEKVRVETPKVLSSSSSPKSKTSSPKVSSPKPGKRESMPLVRLLSGRLRDNSASNSLPTSPHTFSDYRNSADSDGEAISLRRTRRANSSQSWRMSYERANTWASQNSSFSENDEEDSSCISFPESEKLTSGSKPPKDFVCPITGQIFSDPVTLETGQTYERKAIQEWLERGNTSCPITRQALSASTLPKMNYVLKRLITSWSEQHPDLAREFSYCETPRSSFTPPSSKENTITSNVSSSLLLHQKKLPNHRTSRFAAGAASTSPTSVISQATVEAIINGLKPYISCLCTSENLQECEEAVLAIAKTWKDTKGDPALHSHLCRATVVNGLVEILSASLDRDVLRASIYLLSELISVDESIGETLTSVDSDFDCLAALLKNGLFEAIVLINQLRPSFTQLSANDFVPSLVQSILNNYECSDDFKLLVEPKDAALAMLEQILMGGDEGERTVNTLNLISADAISGLIKCMDKVEQRQSVISILLCCIQADKSCRNLIATRIEVSSVLELFHVGDDTARGICINFLSELVHLDRRTVCNQILQIIKDEGAFSTMHTLLVYLQMAPMEQQPTIAALLLQLDLLVEPRKMSIYREEAVDALIEALQKKDFPNSQIMAIKALLHLSGRLTASGNHCTEAWLLKVAGFEQPYNALVRAEKWIEHENKSAEKLEEEEKASATWERRVAFVLCNHEKGSIFKALEECLKSNSIEIAKSCLVVGTWLIYMLSLLPDTGVRDVARKSLLDEFINILQSSKNLEEKILASLALKTFISDPAALEGLGFYAKRIYRNLRKLKRHSVLVTDILKALMRSTSINAAELWSYNEVVELESGTNGEVLALVHFKTRLLSSHSDGTIKMWDTSKRSLRLIQEVREHAKAVTCLCLPSLGDRLFYSGSLDKTIRVWALKPEEIHCVQVHDVKEPVHGLTANSNVACFISQGTGIKVYNWSGSPKHVNFNKTAKCLAMFGDKLYCGCSGYSVQEVDLGKLVSSPFYSGTRKLLGKQTIHALHVNDNFLFCGGSSVDGTAGKVFSFPSKAVVGAFSTGFEIQHIAASNDFIFTATKCGIIEVWLRERISRLASIKMACGGHHKITSLASDIDGGMLFAGSSDGRIQAWALD; via the exons ATGGCCggaaattatcattttttgatGGACCAAAAGGATATAGTCCTGCTATTGGTCACAACTGTCGATAGTTTCACCCAAGAGAGACTGATCAACAGAGACCAACGGGCCCAGCACAAGGAGCAATGTGCCGAGAGATTGGCAGCTGAAGGTGAGAATGGTGACGGCGGCACGGAGGTCCGGTACTCCGATCAGGCAGTCCTAGCAAACTTGGACTGGGGCATCGATGCCCTAGAAGAAGCCATCAATACGTCGAACACCGAGACGAAGCTTGCTCGGTTGGATTACGCAGAGAAAATGCTCCAAGTCTGTGCTATGTTAAACTCCGAGCAGAAAACTGCGGGGGTGCCGAACTTCTACCTTTCGGCGTGGGCCAACCTCAACCTCTCGTACCTCTGGAAGCTCCGTGAAGATGTCGAGAACTCGGTCCTCCATGTTCTGGAGATGTTCATCGTGGACCCATTCTTCTCAAGGATCGACTTTGCTCCCGAGCTTTGGAGAGACCTGTTTCTCCCCCAGATGAGCTCCATTGTCGGGTGGTACTCCGAGGCGAGGCACAGGCTCGTGATGGAGGCGATTCCTGACTCATCTGATCTTTCCTTCACTGCTGACTTGGACCAGCTTCTTAATGAATCAGTCATCTTCTCCGTGAGGCCGGATCAGATCGAGAAGTTGCACAAGCTCGAGGGTATTTATAGGCAATCCTTGGACGAGAATACGCGACTCTTTGCTAAATTCTATAAGGATTGTATGAAGTCCGATTCGACTGGTGCCTGCAAGAAGGTGGTACCAATGATGCCGATCGCAGAGCCCCCAAGGACTCCATTGCACGAGGTGAGCCGTTCGATTCCTGATTATGTGAAGTTTGGCCCCATACTGCCCAAGAGTGCGGGATTCTCGGTTATTGCATCGAAAGACAGTGCCAGACAAGATAGCAG ATTAACAAGGGTAACCTCCAATACCTCCCAGGACTTGGAAGAACCCATCGTGCAGGAACCTCAT AATGGATCAGATGTGGAGAAGGAAAATGATTCCGATGACGGAGAGGAAATAATGGGAACGCAAGTCCAGCCTTCCATGGAAAAAGTTAGAGTGGAGACTCCTAAAGTCCTctcatcttcatcttccccTAAAAGTAAAACATCTTCTCCCAAGGTTTCGTCTCCAAAACCGGGTAAAAGAGAATCAATGCCCTTGGTAAGGTTATTGTCAGGCCGGCTCCGTGACAACTCCGCATCCAATTCTTTGCCCACATCGCCGCATACATTCAGCGACTACAGGAACTCTGCAGATTCAGACGGTGAAGCAATA AGTTTGCGGAGAACCCGAAGGGCTAACAGTAGTCAGTCTTGGAGAATGAGTTATGAGCGTGCAAATACCTGGGCCTCCCAGAACAG TTCCTTCAGTGAAAATGACGAAGAAGATAGCAGCTGCATTTCGTTTCCTGAATCGGAGAAGCTTACGTCTGGCTCAAAGCCTCCAAAGGATTTTGTCTGTCCGATCACAGGACAGATCTTCAGTGACCCAGTCACCCTCGAAACAGGTCAGACATATGAAAGAAAGGCAATTCAAGAATGGTTGGAGCGAGGAAACACGAGCTGTCCCATCACTCGGCAAGCTCTCTCTGCTAGCACATTACCGAAGATGAACTACGTTCTTAAGAGACTCATTACGTCTTGGTCAGAGCAGCATCCTGATCTTGCTCGAGAGTTCTCATACTGTGAGACACCAAGAAGTTCCTTCACTCCTCCTTCATCGAAAGAAAACACTATAACTTCAAATGTGTCATCTTCACTCCTCCTTCATCAAAAGAAACTACCTAATCATAGGACCTCAAGGTTCGCTGCGGGAGCTGCCTCTACCTCCCCAACGAGTGTGATCTCTCAAGCTACAGTGGAAGCAATCATCAACGGTCTAAAACCGTACATATCTTGTCTCTGTACCTCAGAAAACCTGCAAGAGTGTGAGGAAGCTGTTTTGGCGATCGCAAAGACATGGAAGGATACGAAAGGGGACCCTGCACTTCATTCCCACCTGTGCAGAGCCACCGTTGTCAATGGATTAGTGGAGATCCTATCAGCTTCTCTAGATCGAGATGTGCTCAGGGCATCGATCTATCTACTCTCGGAGCTAATATCAGTGGACGAGAGCATTGGAGAGACTCTCACTAGTGTGGACTCCGATTTCGATTGCTTGGCTGCTCTGTTGAAGAATGGCCTCTTCGAGGCTATTGTTCTCATAAATCAGCTGAGGCCTTCATTCACTCAACTTTCTGCTAACGATTTTGTTCCCTCCCTTGTTCAGTCGATACTGAACAATTATGAATGCTCCGATGATTTTAAGTTATTGGTGGAACCAAAGGATGCTGCCTTGGCAATGCTCGAGCAGATACTAATGGGAGGCGATGAGGGTGAAAGGACCGTAAATACACTGAATCTTATATCTGCAGATGCAATTTCAGGTTTGATTAAGTGTATGGATAAAGTAGAACAGAGGCAGTCGGTTATCTCGATCCTTCTGTGCTGCATTCAGGCGGATAAAAGCTGCAGGAACTTGATAGCAACAAGAATTGAGGTTTCTTCTGTTCTTGAATTGTTTCACGTGGGAGACGACACTGCGAGGGGCATCTGCATCAATTTCCTTTCGGAGCTAGTTCATTTGGACAG GAGGACAGTTTGCAACCAAATTTTGCAGATAATTAAAGACGAAGGAGCATTCAGCACGATGCACACCCTCCTTGTGTACCTTCAGATGGCCCCAATGGAGCAGCAACCCACCATTgcagctcttcttcttcagcttGATTTACTG GTGGAGCCGAGGAAGATGAGCATTTACCGAGAAGAAGCCGTAGATGCCTTGATCGAGGCATTGCAGAAGAAGGACTTTCCTAATTCTCAAATCATGGCCATCAAGGCGTTATTACATCTTTCAGGTCGATTGACTGCATCAGGAAATCATTGTACTGAAGCTTGGCTACTCAAGGTTGCAGGGTTCGAACAACCTTACAACGCCTTAGTAAGAGCCGAGAAGTGGATCGAGCATGAAAACAAATCAGCGGAAAAACTG gaagaagaggagaaggctTCTGCTACTTGGGAGAGACGAGTTGCATTCGTACTCTGCAACCATGAGAAGGGCTCCATCTTCAAGGCCCTCGAGGAATGCCTCAAGAGCAACTCCATAGAGATTGCAAAGTCTTGTCTCGTTGTAGGCACATGGCTTATTTACATGCTTTCCCTTCTTCCCGATACTGGCGTGAGAGACGTTGCTCGGAAGTCTCTGCTTGATGAGTTCATAAACATCCTTCAGTCCTCGAAAAACCTCGAGGAGAAGATTTTGGCTTCATTGGCTTTGAAAACATTCATCAGTGATCCAG cCGCGCTTGAGGGACTTGGATTTTACGCGAAACGCATATACAGGAACTTGAGGAAGCTGAAGAGGCACTCTGTGCTTGTGACCGACATACTAAAGGCATTGATGCGCTCGACTTCTATAAATGCA GCGGAGCTATGGAGTTACAATGAAGTGGTCGAGTTGGAGTCAGGCACCAATGGTGAAGTCCTCGCCTTGGTTCATTTTAAAACTCGGCTCTTGAGCAGCCATTCTGATGGAACCATCAAG ATGTGGGACACCTCGAAGAGGAGCTTGAGATTGATCCAAGAAGTTCGCGAACACGCCAAGGCAGTCACTTGCCTCTGCCTACCATCATTGGGTGACAGATTATTTTACAGTGGTTCATTAGACAAAACTATTCGG GTATGGGCGCTCAAACCCGAAGAAATTCATTGCGTCCAAGTCCACGATGTGAAGGAGCCAGTGCACGGGTTAACAGCCAATAGTAATGTTGCCTGCTTTATTTCTCAAGGAACTGGGATTAAG GTCTACAACTGGTCCGGGAGTCCCAAGCATGTGAATTTTAACAAAACCGCTAAGTGCCTAGCCATGTTCGGGGACAAGCTGTACTGCGGCTGCTCCGGTTACAGTGTACAG GAGGTGGACTTGGGAAAATTGGTATCATCTCCGTTTTACTCCGGCACGAGAAAGCTGTTGGGCAAGCAGACAATCCATGCATTACATGTTAACGATAATTTTCTCTTCTGTGGTGGCTCTTCAGTGGATGGAACAGCGGGGAAG GTTTTCTCTTTCCCGAGCAAGGCAGTCGTAGGGGCTTTCTCGACAGGATTTGAGATCCAGCACATAGCTGCAAGCAACGACTTCATATTCACGGCAACAAAGTGTGGGATCATCGAGGTGTGGCTGAGGGAGAGAATTAGCAGACTCGCCTCCATTAAGATGGCATGTGGAGGTCATCACAAGATCACATCCTTGGCATCGGACATTGACGGAGGGATGCTCTTTGCCGGTTCCTCGGATGGTAGAATACAG GCTTGGGCTTTGGATTAG
- the LOC116215703 gene encoding putative E3 ubiquitin-protein ligase LIN-1 isoform X2 — MAGNYHFLMDQKDIVLLLVTTVDSFTQERLINRDQRAQHKEQCAERLAAEGENGDGGTEVRYSDQAVLANLDWGIDALEEAINTSNTETKLARLDYAEKMLQVCAMLNSEQKTAGVPNFYLSAWANLNLSYLWKLREDVENSVLHVLEMFIVDPFFSRIDFAPELWRDLFLPQMSSIVGWYSEARHRLVMEAIPDSSDLSFTADLDQLLNESVIFSVRPDQIEKLHKLEGIYRQSLDENTRLFAKFYKDCMKSDSTGACKKVVPMMPIAEPPRTPLHEVSRSIPDYVKFGPILPKSAGFSVIASKDSARQDSRLTRVTSNTSQDLEEPIVQEPHNGSDVEKENDSDDGEEIMGTQVQPSMEKVRVETPKVLSSSSSPKSKTSSPKVSSPKPGKRESMPLVRLLSGRLRDNSASNSLPTSPHTFSDYRNSADSDGEAISLRRTRRANSSQSWRMSYERANTWASQNSENDEEDSSCISFPESEKLTSGSKPPKDFVCPITGQIFSDPVTLETGQTYERKAIQEWLERGNTSCPITRQALSASTLPKMNYVLKRLITSWSEQHPDLAREFSYCETPRSSFTPPSSKENTITSNVSSSLLLHQKKLPNHRTSRFAAGAASTSPTSVISQATVEAIINGLKPYISCLCTSENLQECEEAVLAIAKTWKDTKGDPALHSHLCRATVVNGLVEILSASLDRDVLRASIYLLSELISVDESIGETLTSVDSDFDCLAALLKNGLFEAIVLINQLRPSFTQLSANDFVPSLVQSILNNYECSDDFKLLVEPKDAALAMLEQILMGGDEGERTVNTLNLISADAISGLIKCMDKVEQRQSVISILLCCIQADKSCRNLIATRIEVSSVLELFHVGDDTARGICINFLSELVHLDRRTVCNQILQIIKDEGAFSTMHTLLVYLQMAPMEQQPTIAALLLQLDLLVEPRKMSIYREEAVDALIEALQKKDFPNSQIMAIKALLHLSGRLTASGNHCTEAWLLKVAGFEQPYNALVRAEKWIEHENKSAEKLEEEEKASATWERRVAFVLCNHEKGSIFKALEECLKSNSIEIAKSCLVVGTWLIYMLSLLPDTGVRDVARKSLLDEFINILQSSKNLEEKILASLALKTFISDPAALEGLGFYAKRIYRNLRKLKRHSVLVTDILKALMRSTSINAAELWSYNEVVELESGTNGEVLALVHFKTRLLSSHSDGTIKMWDTSKRSLRLIQEVREHAKAVTCLCLPSLGDRLFYSGSLDKTIRVWALKPEEIHCVQVHDVKEPVHGLTANSNVACFISQGTGIKVYNWSGSPKHVNFNKTAKCLAMFGDKLYCGCSGYSVQEVDLGKLVSSPFYSGTRKLLGKQTIHALHVNDNFLFCGGSSVDGTAGKVFSFPSKAVVGAFSTGFEIQHIAASNDFIFTATKCGIIEVWLRERISRLASIKMACGGHHKITSLASDIDGGMLFAGSSDGRIQAWALD; from the exons ATGGCCggaaattatcattttttgatGGACCAAAAGGATATAGTCCTGCTATTGGTCACAACTGTCGATAGTTTCACCCAAGAGAGACTGATCAACAGAGACCAACGGGCCCAGCACAAGGAGCAATGTGCCGAGAGATTGGCAGCTGAAGGTGAGAATGGTGACGGCGGCACGGAGGTCCGGTACTCCGATCAGGCAGTCCTAGCAAACTTGGACTGGGGCATCGATGCCCTAGAAGAAGCCATCAATACGTCGAACACCGAGACGAAGCTTGCTCGGTTGGATTACGCAGAGAAAATGCTCCAAGTCTGTGCTATGTTAAACTCCGAGCAGAAAACTGCGGGGGTGCCGAACTTCTACCTTTCGGCGTGGGCCAACCTCAACCTCTCGTACCTCTGGAAGCTCCGTGAAGATGTCGAGAACTCGGTCCTCCATGTTCTGGAGATGTTCATCGTGGACCCATTCTTCTCAAGGATCGACTTTGCTCCCGAGCTTTGGAGAGACCTGTTTCTCCCCCAGATGAGCTCCATTGTCGGGTGGTACTCCGAGGCGAGGCACAGGCTCGTGATGGAGGCGATTCCTGACTCATCTGATCTTTCCTTCACTGCTGACTTGGACCAGCTTCTTAATGAATCAGTCATCTTCTCCGTGAGGCCGGATCAGATCGAGAAGTTGCACAAGCTCGAGGGTATTTATAGGCAATCCTTGGACGAGAATACGCGACTCTTTGCTAAATTCTATAAGGATTGTATGAAGTCCGATTCGACTGGTGCCTGCAAGAAGGTGGTACCAATGATGCCGATCGCAGAGCCCCCAAGGACTCCATTGCACGAGGTGAGCCGTTCGATTCCTGATTATGTGAAGTTTGGCCCCATACTGCCCAAGAGTGCGGGATTCTCGGTTATTGCATCGAAAGACAGTGCCAGACAAGATAGCAG ATTAACAAGGGTAACCTCCAATACCTCCCAGGACTTGGAAGAACCCATCGTGCAGGAACCTCAT AATGGATCAGATGTGGAGAAGGAAAATGATTCCGATGACGGAGAGGAAATAATGGGAACGCAAGTCCAGCCTTCCATGGAAAAAGTTAGAGTGGAGACTCCTAAAGTCCTctcatcttcatcttccccTAAAAGTAAAACATCTTCTCCCAAGGTTTCGTCTCCAAAACCGGGTAAAAGAGAATCAATGCCCTTGGTAAGGTTATTGTCAGGCCGGCTCCGTGACAACTCCGCATCCAATTCTTTGCCCACATCGCCGCATACATTCAGCGACTACAGGAACTCTGCAGATTCAGACGGTGAAGCAATA AGTTTGCGGAGAACCCGAAGGGCTAACAGTAGTCAGTCTTGGAGAATGAGTTATGAGCGTGCAAATACCTGGGCCTCCCAGAACAG TGAAAATGACGAAGAAGATAGCAGCTGCATTTCGTTTCCTGAATCGGAGAAGCTTACGTCTGGCTCAAAGCCTCCAAAGGATTTTGTCTGTCCGATCACAGGACAGATCTTCAGTGACCCAGTCACCCTCGAAACAGGTCAGACATATGAAAGAAAGGCAATTCAAGAATGGTTGGAGCGAGGAAACACGAGCTGTCCCATCACTCGGCAAGCTCTCTCTGCTAGCACATTACCGAAGATGAACTACGTTCTTAAGAGACTCATTACGTCTTGGTCAGAGCAGCATCCTGATCTTGCTCGAGAGTTCTCATACTGTGAGACACCAAGAAGTTCCTTCACTCCTCCTTCATCGAAAGAAAACACTATAACTTCAAATGTGTCATCTTCACTCCTCCTTCATCAAAAGAAACTACCTAATCATAGGACCTCAAGGTTCGCTGCGGGAGCTGCCTCTACCTCCCCAACGAGTGTGATCTCTCAAGCTACAGTGGAAGCAATCATCAACGGTCTAAAACCGTACATATCTTGTCTCTGTACCTCAGAAAACCTGCAAGAGTGTGAGGAAGCTGTTTTGGCGATCGCAAAGACATGGAAGGATACGAAAGGGGACCCTGCACTTCATTCCCACCTGTGCAGAGCCACCGTTGTCAATGGATTAGTGGAGATCCTATCAGCTTCTCTAGATCGAGATGTGCTCAGGGCATCGATCTATCTACTCTCGGAGCTAATATCAGTGGACGAGAGCATTGGAGAGACTCTCACTAGTGTGGACTCCGATTTCGATTGCTTGGCTGCTCTGTTGAAGAATGGCCTCTTCGAGGCTATTGTTCTCATAAATCAGCTGAGGCCTTCATTCACTCAACTTTCTGCTAACGATTTTGTTCCCTCCCTTGTTCAGTCGATACTGAACAATTATGAATGCTCCGATGATTTTAAGTTATTGGTGGAACCAAAGGATGCTGCCTTGGCAATGCTCGAGCAGATACTAATGGGAGGCGATGAGGGTGAAAGGACCGTAAATACACTGAATCTTATATCTGCAGATGCAATTTCAGGTTTGATTAAGTGTATGGATAAAGTAGAACAGAGGCAGTCGGTTATCTCGATCCTTCTGTGCTGCATTCAGGCGGATAAAAGCTGCAGGAACTTGATAGCAACAAGAATTGAGGTTTCTTCTGTTCTTGAATTGTTTCACGTGGGAGACGACACTGCGAGGGGCATCTGCATCAATTTCCTTTCGGAGCTAGTTCATTTGGACAG GAGGACAGTTTGCAACCAAATTTTGCAGATAATTAAAGACGAAGGAGCATTCAGCACGATGCACACCCTCCTTGTGTACCTTCAGATGGCCCCAATGGAGCAGCAACCCACCATTgcagctcttcttcttcagcttGATTTACTG GTGGAGCCGAGGAAGATGAGCATTTACCGAGAAGAAGCCGTAGATGCCTTGATCGAGGCATTGCAGAAGAAGGACTTTCCTAATTCTCAAATCATGGCCATCAAGGCGTTATTACATCTTTCAGGTCGATTGACTGCATCAGGAAATCATTGTACTGAAGCTTGGCTACTCAAGGTTGCAGGGTTCGAACAACCTTACAACGCCTTAGTAAGAGCCGAGAAGTGGATCGAGCATGAAAACAAATCAGCGGAAAAACTG gaagaagaggagaaggctTCTGCTACTTGGGAGAGACGAGTTGCATTCGTACTCTGCAACCATGAGAAGGGCTCCATCTTCAAGGCCCTCGAGGAATGCCTCAAGAGCAACTCCATAGAGATTGCAAAGTCTTGTCTCGTTGTAGGCACATGGCTTATTTACATGCTTTCCCTTCTTCCCGATACTGGCGTGAGAGACGTTGCTCGGAAGTCTCTGCTTGATGAGTTCATAAACATCCTTCAGTCCTCGAAAAACCTCGAGGAGAAGATTTTGGCTTCATTGGCTTTGAAAACATTCATCAGTGATCCAG cCGCGCTTGAGGGACTTGGATTTTACGCGAAACGCATATACAGGAACTTGAGGAAGCTGAAGAGGCACTCTGTGCTTGTGACCGACATACTAAAGGCATTGATGCGCTCGACTTCTATAAATGCA GCGGAGCTATGGAGTTACAATGAAGTGGTCGAGTTGGAGTCAGGCACCAATGGTGAAGTCCTCGCCTTGGTTCATTTTAAAACTCGGCTCTTGAGCAGCCATTCTGATGGAACCATCAAG ATGTGGGACACCTCGAAGAGGAGCTTGAGATTGATCCAAGAAGTTCGCGAACACGCCAAGGCAGTCACTTGCCTCTGCCTACCATCATTGGGTGACAGATTATTTTACAGTGGTTCATTAGACAAAACTATTCGG GTATGGGCGCTCAAACCCGAAGAAATTCATTGCGTCCAAGTCCACGATGTGAAGGAGCCAGTGCACGGGTTAACAGCCAATAGTAATGTTGCCTGCTTTATTTCTCAAGGAACTGGGATTAAG GTCTACAACTGGTCCGGGAGTCCCAAGCATGTGAATTTTAACAAAACCGCTAAGTGCCTAGCCATGTTCGGGGACAAGCTGTACTGCGGCTGCTCCGGTTACAGTGTACAG GAGGTGGACTTGGGAAAATTGGTATCATCTCCGTTTTACTCCGGCACGAGAAAGCTGTTGGGCAAGCAGACAATCCATGCATTACATGTTAACGATAATTTTCTCTTCTGTGGTGGCTCTTCAGTGGATGGAACAGCGGGGAAG GTTTTCTCTTTCCCGAGCAAGGCAGTCGTAGGGGCTTTCTCGACAGGATTTGAGATCCAGCACATAGCTGCAAGCAACGACTTCATATTCACGGCAACAAAGTGTGGGATCATCGAGGTGTGGCTGAGGGAGAGAATTAGCAGACTCGCCTCCATTAAGATGGCATGTGGAGGTCATCACAAGATCACATCCTTGGCATCGGACATTGACGGAGGGATGCTCTTTGCCGGTTCCTCGGATGGTAGAATACAG GCTTGGGCTTTGGATTAG
- the LOC116215704 gene encoding BRISC and BRCA1-A complex member 2 — protein sequence MASDYFPPFIAAQLNYLITHFPQAVKVEQAWSGSRNYPGVLDRFTLCIPYCLDYIKWDIIYNAEFPLSAPDVVFGPEDEQFHPFRLTGSEGGDEAKPLKMILSDWSYKDPTRLCALIQELRNEYILYQQKRAGAVNDYRLKFEINTMLSREGIEIQVSSGLEKPEEVKFAVPLLDMNINKMVHGCPWRHLQKIQLQVVYPIGKKYTPRLKLISTTELKALFSVEDVKLPTWVDGMCMAEYLPHLEESLQGQIMEAVSSIDVRRHFIEALAPLLGRPLEAEPIFCRKATFLVASGAFTFQAHLSIPTQFPKQQAALMLMSNQHFNSHHAPIRSALLTDYPWSPRWDISQMAERMFDFLLDEAVNFKRYCNEMQL from the exons ATGGCCTCCGATTACTTCCCCCCCTTCATCGCGGCTCAGCTCAATTACCTCATCACCCACTTCCCCCAAGCCGTCAAG GTTGAGCAGGCGTGGTCTGGAAGCAGGAACTACCCCGGAGTGCTCGACCGGTTCACTCTGTGCATCCCTTACTGCCTCGATTACATCAAAT GGGACATTATATACAATGCGGAGTTTCCTCTGAGTGCTCCAGACGTCGTATTCGGACCTGAAGACGAGCAATTTCATCCGTTCCGGTTGACGGGTAGTGAAGGAGGAGACGAAGCCAAGCCCTTGAAGATGATTTTGTCTGATTGGAGCTATAAAGATCCTACGCGGCTATGTGCTCTCATTCAAGAGCTGAG GAATGAGTACATTTTGTACCAGCAGAAGAGAGCCGGGGCTGTTAATGACTATAGGCTCAAGTTCGAGATCAACACCATGTTGTCTAGGGAG GGAATCGAGATCCAAGTGAGCTCAGGTCTTGAAAAG CCAGAGGAGGTAAAGTTTGCAGTGCCTCTGTTGGACATGAATATCAACAAGATGGTGCATGGGTGTCCTTGGAGACACCTCCAAAAGATACAGTTGCAG GTTGTATATCCCATTGGCAAGAAATATACACCTCGTTTGAAATTAATATCTACTACAGAGTTGAAGGCTCTATTTTCTGTTGAAGATGTGAAGCTCCCTACATGGGTAGATGGCAT GTGCATGGCTGAATATCTACCTCATCTAGAAGAATCTCTTCAGGGGCAG ATTATGGAAGCAGTCTCATCAATTGATGTTAGAAGACACTTTATCGAGGCATTAGCCCCCTTGCTTGGGAGACCGCTAGAAGCTGAACCT ATTTTCTGTAGGAAAGCAACTTTTCTTGTGGCCTCTGGCGCATTTACGTTCCAG GCCCACCTTTCCATTCCAACCCAGTTTCCAAAGCAACAAGCAGCGCTAATGCTGATGAGTAATCAG CATTTCAATTCCCATCATGCGCCGATCAGGTCAGCTCTGCTGACGGATTATCCATGGAGTCCGAGATGGGACATCTCCCAGATGGCTGAGAGAATGTT CGATTTCTTGTTGGATGAGGCTGTGAACTTCAAAAGGTACTGTAATGAGATGCAACTCTAA